The genomic window AAACCGAAACATTTCACcacgagaaaaaaaatgaagttttcCAATTATTTCTCGGAGGTGAAAATGGGAAGAAAAAGGTGGAATCATGACCGGGAAATTAAACGGACAGGTGTGGCGCTCCACTCTGACCCCGCCGACCCAGACTCATAAAAATACCATTTTCTCCACATCAGCTTGAGAGAATCATGAACGTGAAGACAGACGGGTTTATCTTCTGGACGCACGTCAGCAAACAGAGTGTCTGGCTACCTGCTCTAAACTGGcttattaaatgtgtgtgttccagcacATAATGAGCGTGTGCTCCTCCAcacacttctgtgtgtgtgtgtgtgtgtgtgtgtgtgtgtgtgtgtgtgtgtgtgtgtgtgtgtgtgtgtgtgtgtgtgtgtgtgtgctggctgACCTGCTGCGAACAGCATCAGGGCGACGGGTGCATAGAAACGCCGTCTCGTGCCGATGCACACAGCAACCAGGGCGACCAGGAATGACATCAGCACCAGGGCTCCGCCCCCTAGCAACAGGGCCAGTGTAGCAACCTGCCAGTCTGGAATGatggaggagggtggggggaaaaaagagggatgaagaggcgtagagaagaagaaagcgagacatttgtaaatcaatacaACGagggaaaaaatgtaaaacttcgATTCGCCCCTGAAGTCGTGCGGGAGGTGATTTTGAGATGCATTGTTGTGTCAGAACGTTATAaaataggaaagaaaaagaagggaggAAGGGATGGGGAGTGGACTGAAAGATGGGATCGCCGAGAAAGTCGGgtgataaagaaagaaacaaagaaaaggcaACCAGGAAGAATAATGATGAAATTAATGAAGCACGGACGCATAAATGAGGGAgaagggaggaaagaaaaagaaaggaaatgatgtaaaaatgaaGGAACGAGGGATATGGGaggaaagaagagaggaaagaacAGAAAGGGATGAAGGAATGGCATGAAAAGGAAGGAAATAATGACAGGAAATATAGTAATAATGAGAAGGAGGAGGTAAAAGAAAGGAGGGAAGAGATGTAATTAAAAAGGTGAAGACATGAGGAGCAAAAAGAAATCAAGACAAAGAGAATGAAGGAAGTGAGGGAACCAGACGAGGGCGATGAGGAGGTCTGGTGGCGACGAGCGTCTGAGAGGGTGACGGGCGATAAAAGAGGAGAAACATGTGGAGAGGCTTTGGCAGAACGTTACAAGGACAGAAGGAGGGCAGCGGGAAAAGTAacgccgaggaggaggaggaagaggaggaggaggagcaatagagagagagagagcacttAGTCCACCTGAGCCGGACAGAAAAGCTTTGCTGGCAACTCATCAAAGTCTGTCCGAGGTTATATATAGGGAGTGTATGATgcactctgaacacacacacacacacacacacacacacacacacactaactctgtAGTCCAGATCCCCTCTAAGGACTTCAAACATGGCCTCCTGCAGCAGTGAAAGGACGGcacaaaactttttaaataataacagtTAAATCGTTCACGGCGACCTCTGCTGACCCTAAAGGTCGGAGGTCACGGCGGTTCGACAGAATGAGTCAGGTCTGTTTTGGATTCATTCCGGGTCCAGATTCCCATCCAGTGGAGAGTTtgtaacctttgacctccaggagGCGCGGCGGCTGATGCCCAGTGGATGGCGCCGACACCTCCTGCAGgagtcaatttatttttattttccagcgTTTTAAGGTGTGTAATTACACGCTGTGTCTAAATTTACTAccgggaaaaaaaagatggacgGTGCAACGGAGAGATAAGGACAGATGAGAGATTCAGAGGAGACGGAGGTGAGGGACgatgcggcggcggcgggaggCGAGGAGGGAGGAAATTaaagatgagagagaagagaagatgtAAAAGATGGATCTCCGCTCTGATCAGGAGCGTCTtgtgaaacaaagcagaaatgTATTCAGATCGAGTGACGCCGAGGTCgatttcagccaatcagctccatCCAAATGTTACAAGATAATAATGAACTCATGATTAACTTTCATCCAAACAGAGTAGCTGGTCCTGGATCagcttcagccaatcagacgacagGAAAAGGAATCAAATAACCAATCAGATGTGAAAAGACTTTGTTCAGCAACAGATCAGCAAACCCCCCCCAACtccccacagccccccccccctgagggGAGAGGCAGATCAGTTTTAATCAATATTGATCTGTCAAAACATTTCTAACTATTTCAgcaatttacataaaataactttaatctGATTGTAGGAATAgaatcagaacacacacacacacacacacacacacacacacacacttatatattGGTCTACTCTTAAATGAGACTTTGCAACTTCCATTTAGTACAAAACAAACGTTTTGTTTGGCCACCTGTGACCAATAAAGTTGCATTTTGaatgtcgttttttttttttttttcaatccttAAAGGTGCATTTTATACTTTCATTGTAGCGTGgacgcgcaaacacacacacacacacacacacacacacacacacacacacacacacacacacacacacagctttaacTGCAATATGCAAACATTATGCAAAGCCTCGCTTTGGCACATTTGAATTTTTCAAATTACATCCTGACACAggaaaaaaagtacagtacagacaTCTGTaggattctctctctctcacacacacacacacacacacacacacacacacacacacacacaccgtgctGACTTGTGAGAACTACCTGTGTGACTGTTTGCCGTGTGACCGGATTACCCActgtcacttttattttcttatcttCTAATCCACTCCAAGCTGTCACGCAGATTAACTGCTGTAGTAATTTGGAGGTTTTGCGTGAACGCAGCACATTTTCAACGCCACCAGAACCACAAAGCAGAACCACGCGGATCCGTCAGGCGCGTGCGAAAACGAACCAATCACAAAGctctgctgtgattggacgattcctcctcctccggttTAGAAGGATCCTGCATCGTTTGGATTCCCGGTACCCTGGAATAACCGATCAGGCTTCACGCCTGATGTGACGTCACGTGTCGGATGCGTTTCACTTTGCCATGTTTACAACACAGAAACCAGcagaacgccccccccccagggtaAAAAGTTCTTTTACATCcagtttaaaactttttaaccATCATTTCAGTGTCCAAAGCTAAAGCGATTAAATACTGATATAATAAACCAAATTTAAACACATACAAATAGTTCCGGTCGATTCCAGAGACTTCCACAACCTTTTGTCGTTGTGTGGAcacaaataaattgtgtttggTTCGTTTGAAGGATTGTTGTGTCGCTTCTGCAAGAGCTTTGAAGAAACTTTGATTTGCATCCACCAAAAGGATTATGTGTGTCTGGGCATATGCACATCCTTTTGCCCCCCTCGTGcccccccagtgtgtgtgtgtgtgtgtgtgtgtgtgtgtgtgtgtgtgtgtgatgttgctTCCCAGCTATTCCCCTGTCTGTCTGGCTGCCACAGAAGCGAACGCTACATCATTTCCCATTCCTGGTTTCAGCCGCTACAAATAGAAGCGGCGTCTCCTGAGGGTTGAGCTCAGCGAGAGGAGAAAGGGAGAGTCAGGGGGGagctgaagggggggggtgtgagagaggaggagacgatggagaggaggagatgcTTGACCCCTGGAGACAACCGAagagagacggaggaggagggagaaattACAAAGGGAAAATGATTAACATTAGGAACGTAACAATGATGCcctgggggaggagagagggggaggaaggagggaggaaggagggaggaaagcaaagagagacagaaaaaagaaacgaGGGGATGATTGTTGTGAAGGAgacgagaggagaggagaaaaaaaggccTGGGGAGTAAAAAGAAACTGACGGATCGATAGACTGATAGAGGAAGACGAGAGGGCGGCGAGCGAGGAGGCGGCGCTCAGGCCTCTGGTGACGGATCTGAAGTCAGCGACAGAGGCGTCAGGATGTGGGTCAGAACCCGTGGAAACCAACGCATCGGCATGGAATGTGTTCACATTAGATCTGTGAGGATCAGAAACATCCTTCATCACTTTATTCTAAAAGCATTCGTCaattaatctggattaaaacacaACGGAGAGCGGAGGGGCTGCAACCCAATCCAGCAAAGACTCTCCTGTCAAGGTCAGCTGAAGGACAAAGCTACCtgtgctcctgtgtgtgtgtgtgtgtgtgtgtgtgtgtgtgtgtgtgtgtgtgtgtgtgtgtgtgtgtgtgtgatcagaggTTTGAGGAAACAAAGGCAATAAAAGacaaggaaggagaggaagaggagcaactTGCTAAGGTTTAAAGATATTTTCGTCACCAACATTTTTGTCGCCAACTGACAAACATCTGGGCTCATCAAATGTCCTAAAAAACCAAATTCAAGGACTTTTCCAGGACTCTCAAGGCTCGACTGAtacctatttaaaaaaaaacccaacaacgcAGAAACAACCTTCAGAATCGGGACTTTAAAGGCGGTGAATTTACATTTTGAGGTACGCAGCCTCTGCAGACGAGTCCGTTCCAAAAAGCGGAACACTCCTGCACAAAACTCTGAAATTCACAAACTTCTAAACAGTTTCCAGGACCTGTGGGACGTTGGTAAAGTTTTGCTCGATGCTCAACAGCTGGTGGGATCGGTTCCACGCCGGTCTGCTGCTCGGTGCAGAACCGGCGCCGAGAACAGCTGCTGGGCGCTGCTGGGAACGGGCCAATCAGAGCTGGCGTGGAGCAAAATATTGATCGGAAAGAATTTCATCTACCAGCTTCCACACGTTCGGGTTTTTTTCCTCCCTAAAGTcttgtgttttaatattattcACGCCTACGTTCTTATTCTGATGCATGGCGGCGTGTTTTTGGTAAAACTCCAAAATTCCAGACTTTGGCTTCATGGGAATCACAGGAAggaggttttcttttctttactttaatATAATGATTGGTCTGATTATTCGTACACGAGGCCGGGATGTTAAAGCGCTGGCGTGGATGTGAGGACACGCCTGTGAGGCTCTTCATAACAACACCATAATACTACCTGCATCATTTAATAGGGAAACTGGTCTTATAATTACTGCAGCTGCTCTTCAGGCAACAGTTCAGCTCGGCTCTGCACAGCCAGGCTCTTCCTTTACGCCGCCGCTTTCCCATCCCGCTCACATTAATTACAGCGTGCGCGGCGCGTGTTGTGATTCTGTCCTCTGATTGAGGTATTAAATGATCTGTCTCTGcatacattacagtattttgctGGTCCGGAGCGAGCGCCGCTCCAATGCAGGGTTTGTGTTGGGAGCTGATGGATGTTCTGCTGTCGGGATAAAACACAGACGCATTCCTCACATGCATATCAGACCCAGTCTGATCCCAGTTTGGCTCCGGTGGGCCCTGAAGCCTGAAGTTTTAATGACTTTATAATGTCAGAGATTGTTAGGGGTTTAGTTTTAACCACATAATgtccaataaaacaattaaaagtacatttataatgattgttttgtgtattttagctattattattattccagttattcatacatatacatacttAACTTGTCGTAGCCCGTGAGCTAATGGTGGCTAACTGGCGGGAACACACAAACTAACACGCTACAAGCTAACCAACTGTTTCCTCTGGCTATTTTCACAGCAGGGCGGCGCTGTAACGCCGTCTTCATCTCTGAGGTGTTAACCGTCTAGGaagctcctgattggtcggttcaCCAGGGCTATAAAATCTGGGCCGAGTCAAACCAATCTATCTGCTAATCGCTAGGATTCCGATCAAAGAATCCTAGCGAAAATAAATTTTTCAGTTTGAATTTATGAATTTATGCATATTAATTATGTGTTATTTATACCTCTGATCAATTccacaccttttttttctacaactACATTTAATGGAGCTCCCGTTCCTCCTGGCGCCCCCTACTGGTAGGAGAACTGCAGCTCTTTTACGAGAATCTCCTCAATGAACACgagcagtgcattgtgggtctaAAATGACCCGGATCACCACCAAAATCAAACAGATTCTTCCtcagaaccaatcagacaaaaattaacaaaagccATTCTGATTAATCCAGAAATAACCACCAACGTCAGTTGGTGCCGCCGAGCAGGGGGGGGTGAGATGACAATTATTCTCGCAGCGATTTGTCCGATTTACAATAATAAAAAGGAGAATCAGCCAATGAGTGAAAAGGAGGCGTCAAAACACACCAGACGCTGGTGTGTGTTAGATCAACATGTGTGTTGGTGAGGCTCACCTGTCGCACCCAGACCCCTCATTAGGAAGAGGATCCTgctctgtggtgtgtgtgtgtgtgtgtgtgtgtgtgtgtgtgtgtgtgtgtgtgtgtgtgtgtgtgtgtgtgtgtgtaggtcctAGGAGAGGTGGTGCAGAGATGTAACAACAGAGAAATCAGAGTGTGACATGAAATATTCAGCCGGGCTTCAGAGGAGACTGTCCAGAAATAGGTCAGCTAAACGCAGTAgcctcttacacacacacacacacacacacacacacacacacacacacacacacacacacacacacacacacacgaatagATATATTTTTAATGCCCCCCCTGTGCTATTGGCACCGGGTAGCTCCCATCCTGTCGCCGTGGCGATAAATAATGTCTCTTTCACCTCAATTAAAGGATGGCTTGTGAACTCTGGTTTCCCTGGAAACCAATCCATCtgcccccccacgccccccaaaaaataacTGCAAGTCCTCTCCTGggcacaacaacagcaacaaggcTGGTTTCTGGACAGCAGAGGGGGGTAATAAGGAATAGAAGTGAGACAGGGTTAACTCTGGAGTCGGCGCCGGGACTCCCTCCCCAGCGATGATCAATGAATGACTTAAAGGCGACGCCCAGGAGTTAAGGAGCTCTACCATGAaggtggacaaacacacacacacacacacacacacacacacacacacacacacacacacacacacctcaggggTGACTCTGATCTGGGGGGGTCTCATTGGTGATCGATCAGGACCGGTTTGGTGGAGACAAACAGTCGGCACAATTACCCAGAGTTCAAGGTGACTCATTAAAATCACTGGGTGTCAGATTACCAGACAAACTGGTCCTAATCTGTTAATTCTGGATTATAATCTGATGATTCCAGCCTGAATTCCTCTGCAGCCCCTCCCTGAAAGACCTGTGGCTGCTTTGTGTGCCCGTTAACCACAGGTTTGGTATTTACCACAGCTCCTGCTGTCACATCTGCACCTCTGAGGAGgaaggtggggggtggggggggcaggtgcGACAAACAGGGATTGAAATCAATAGATTAGAAATCAAATCCGTTGAAGTTTTCCCTTCATTTCACCTCCACGCAGGTCCCCGGAGCGTCTGGCTGTCGGGACCGGGCTTTGTTGTGGTTGGatggagacggggggggggggggggtcaacacCTCCCTCTAGGAACGCCAGAGATGTGGGGGCATCCATCAGTCACCACCATCAGCATCACTCACAACCACCAGATTACACCACAAACTGCTCCAACAACGCGCGTTACCGACCCGCCGTCCCGTCCCGTGCGCAccggccgggggggggggacggagcGGTTACCTGAGCCCAGCGTGCTGCTGCACTGCCAGTTGTCGGTGCTCGCCGGCTTCCAGCAGGACTCCCACAGGGACAGGTAGTACTGGTCGTCGGCGGTGACCCACGCCGGGCTCATCACGGCCCCCACGTCCAGGCAGAGCGCCAGGAAGACGCACAGCAGCCCCACCATCTTCAGCGGCGTCAGGGGGGAGCTGCGCGCAGACTCCTCGGTCTCGGTGACAGCGGACGACATGgcggtggggtgggggcgggggtaGAACCGGTTCCGATGAGGAGGATGCGCGTGTTTGCGTGTGAGGGAATCAGGCTGGGGGGCGGGAGGGGGGGCAAGTCTTCCGCGACCGCCTGCGTTGCGCGCTGGACGGACGCTGCGCCTCTgagctccgccgccgccgcgcagGAGACCCTCCGCCGCCCACCGCGTGACGTCACGATCCGGGATCAGCAGGTGCTACAGGGTCctaaagagaggggggggggcgagggggtGTCAGAGCGTCACAACGTGGATCCATGGACTAGTTGATCCGGATCACACCTTTATGAAGTTAGAAATCCCTCCTCCTCGGTCAGGACGTGAAATGatttgtgaaattaattaattgatagattaataaataaataataataataaaaaccagAATAAAATCCGCGGGTTGGGAAACGGATCCGATCAGCAGCAGGACGCGCAAAACGGCCCCGTCTAAGTCCTGATAGGCTGATGGGCTGCAGGTGAGGATGGGAGGAGTCAAAACCAGGTGTGTGGTGACGTCACAGAAAGGATGGGTCTGGAATGAAATGGTAGACAATGAATAAACCACTGGGGGTCGTGACTTCAGATGCGCGTCACCCCTTATTATACACGTTATAACGCGCCGTAGGAGCCATCGTTGGATGACATAGGGACTCATGTCGCAGCGAGGGTCGAGAGGAAGTGGGGGGGACATGGAGGTTGTTTCTACTGCATACTAATGACAGCCTGAGACGAGACGGAGGAACGGAGACAGGAGGGAGTGggggagggaggatggaggggggggaaGGAGGCGCAGCCGTCCGTCTGTTTATTCAGCCGGAAAGAATGGAGGcatggggggggtgatggagggaggagatgGCCTTGTTTACTCCCCATCAGGAGAATAATGGGCAATGATgaggggggaggcaggggggaggcaggggggagGCTGGAGATGGAGGTGaaagagggggggtggggggtggacgGATGACATCTCTGCCCCTGGAGGTCTCAGGTTGGCTTTAATTGGCTAACAGCTGATCCGCCTCCCctgtcatctcctcctcttcatcacagctcagaggtgttttattttgaaagggcgCGCCGGTGTCTCCTGAACCGAaccggtgacatcatcag from Antennarius striatus isolate MH-2024 chromosome 24, ASM4005453v1, whole genome shotgun sequence includes these protein-coding regions:
- the LOC137591530 gene encoding transmembrane protein 47-like, producing MSSAVTETEESARSSPLTPLKMVGLLCVFLALCLDVGAVMSPAWVTADDQYYLSLWESCWKPASTDNWQCSSTLGSDWQVATLALLLGGGALVLMSFLVALVAVCIGTRRRFYAPVALMLFAAVVLQACSLVLYPIKFIESINLRIYHEFNWGYGLAWGGTIFSFGGGILYCLNPKSYEEYY